The bacterium genome window below encodes:
- a CDS encoding YggS family pyridoxal phosphate-dependent enzyme, with product MELQTRLLEIRERIAQAAVRSGRAPDAVVLLAVTKTFPPETIRQAYDLGLRLFGENRVQEAIPKIDGLPGDIQWHLIGQLQTNKINKVIGKFALVQSVDSLKLAQALSARLSGGHQDVLLEVNTSGEDSKSGTAPDRALEEAGRISSLPGLRLRGLMTVGPLTDDRMRQRESFKRLKGLFDALKTMGIGGDEFSVLSMGMSGDFEAAIEEGATLVRIGSSLFGRRS from the coding sequence TTGGAACTTCAGACCAGGCTTCTTGAGATCCGGGAGCGTATCGCCCAGGCGGCGGTGCGTTCCGGGCGGGCTCCGGATGCCGTCGTCCTTTTGGCCGTCACCAAAACCTTCCCTCCCGAGACCATCCGGCAGGCTTATGACCTGGGACTCCGTCTTTTCGGAGAGAACCGCGTCCAGGAAGCCATACCGAAGATCGACGGACTTCCCGGAGATATCCAGTGGCACCTCATCGGCCAGCTCCAGACCAATAAGATCAATAAGGTCATCGGGAAATTCGCCCTGGTCCAATCGGTGGATTCCCTTAAATTGGCCCAGGCACTTTCCGCCCGACTGTCGGGTGGGCATCAGGATGTCCTTTTGGAAGTGAATACTTCAGGTGAGGACAGCAAATCGGGAACGGCCCCGGATCGGGCCTTGGAGGAGGCCGGAAGGATATCAAGTCTCCCGGGATTGCGGTTGCGGGGGCTTATGACGGTCGGGCCCCTGACCGATGACAGGATGCGCCAAAGGGAATCCTTCAAGCGGTTGAAGGGGCTTTTCGATGCCCTGAAAACAATGGGGATCGGGGGGGATGAATTTTCGGTCCTCTCGATGGGCATGAGCGGGGATTTTGAAGCGGCGATCGAGGAAGGGGCGACCTTGGTGCGGATCGGCTCGTCCCTATTCGGCCGACGGTCCTGA
- the proC gene encoding pyrroline-5-carboxylate reductase codes for MPKRQKTVVLGLGAMGSALVRGWISSKMMKAASIVAVDVDVTKLKKTSAQLKIKAEADAQKALNGASLVLVAVKPQQMKELLVRAGQNIPRSALVVSIAAGVSTDQIEKALPQGCPVVRVMPNTPALLGAGMAAVAAGKRAKSKHVKETLRLFGAVGRAVEVREDQMDLVTAVSGSGPAYIFHMVEAMEEGAVKGGLSPEIAHLLVAQTVLGAARMVLESGKTPGELRVQVTSPGGTTQAALNKFAERGFREAVHEAIEAANERGAELRRMNG; via the coding sequence ATGCCGAAACGACAAAAGACCGTAGTCCTGGGATTGGGTGCGATGGGGAGCGCCCTGGTGAGGGGGTGGATCTCCTCCAAAATGATGAAGGCCGCCTCCATCGTGGCGGTCGATGTGGACGTGACCAAGCTCAAAAAAACGTCGGCCCAACTCAAGATCAAGGCCGAGGCGGATGCCCAAAAGGCGCTCAATGGGGCGTCCCTGGTCCTCGTGGCGGTCAAACCCCAGCAAATGAAGGAACTGCTGGTCCGAGCCGGCCAGAATATTCCCCGGTCGGCCCTGGTCGTGTCCATCGCGGCCGGGGTTTCCACCGACCAGATCGAGAAGGCGCTCCCCCAGGGTTGTCCCGTCGTGCGGGTCATGCCCAATACCCCGGCTCTTTTGGGCGCAGGGATGGCGGCGGTCGCCGCCGGAAAGCGGGCCAAGTCGAAGCATGTGAAGGAAACGCTCAGACTGTTCGGGGCCGTGGGCCGTGCGGTCGAGGTTCGGGAAGACCAAATGGACCTAGTGACGGCGGTGTCGGGAAGCGGCCCGGCCTACATCTTTCATATGGTGGAAGCCATGGAAGAGGGGGCCGTGAAGGGCGGCCTATCGCCGGAAATCGCCCATCTGCTTGTCGCCCAGACCGTTTTGGGGGCGGCCCGGATGGTCCTGGAAAGCGGGAAGACTCCCGGGGAATTGCGGGTCCAAGTCACCTCTCCCGGGGGAACCACGCAAGCGGCTTTGAACAAATTCGCCGAAAGAGGTTTTCGGGAAGCGGTCCACGAAGCCATCGAAGCCGCCAACGAGAGGGGCGCCGAATTGCGCCGGATGAACGGATGA
- a CDS encoding DUF167 domain-containing protein codes for MAEALESVGFLRENGKGCTLSIKVVPKCPRDQVIGEENGELKVRLKAPPVDGLANEALIAFLAVQLKVPRRSLELVSGRSSRHKVVQVLKAKASDVRGVLIQ; via the coding sequence ATGGCTGAGGCATTAGAAAGCGTGGGATTCCTACGGGAAAATGGCAAGGGTTGCACCCTTTCCATCAAGGTCGTCCCCAAATGCCCTAGGGATCAAGTGATCGGCGAGGAGAACGGCGAGTTGAAGGTGCGTTTGAAGGCCCCGCCGGTCGATGGGTTGGCGAACGAAGCCTTGATCGCTTTCCTGGCGGTCCAGTTGAAGGTCCCCCGGAGGTCGTTAGAACTGGTGTCGGGGCGGTCTTCGCGGCATAAAGTGGTCCAAGTCCTCAAAGCCAAAGCTTCTGACGTTCGTGGGGTCCTGATCCAATAA
- a CDS encoding purine-nucleoside phosphorylase has translation MAELFEQIQEAVQEIRVSIKAKPKVGIILGTGLGALAKEIKDPKVLSYAKIPHFPLSTVETHAGELVFGKLGNTEVVAMKGRFHRYEGYTLQQVTFPVRVMKALGVEYLLVSNACGGMNRTYDPGDLMIIEDHVNLMGDNPLIGKNDDRLGPRWPDMVEPYSKDLMALAEKIAWNNRIPLRKGVYVAVTGPNLETRAEYRWLSSFADVVGMSTVPEVIVAVHAGLKVLGISVVTDKCVADTLEPADIQKIIKHAQEAEPKLTLLMREVASALEKK, from the coding sequence ATGGCTGAATTGTTCGAGCAGATCCAAGAAGCGGTCCAAGAGATCCGGGTGTCCATCAAGGCCAAGCCTAAGGTCGGGATCATCTTGGGGACCGGGTTGGGAGCTTTGGCCAAGGAGATCAAGGACCCGAAGGTTCTTTCCTATGCCAAGATCCCCCATTTTCCACTTTCCACGGTGGAAACGCACGCGGGCGAACTGGTCTTCGGAAAGCTGGGTAATACGGAAGTTGTGGCCATGAAAGGCCGTTTTCACCGTTATGAGGGCTATACCCTTCAGCAGGTGACCTTCCCCGTGAGGGTCATGAAGGCCCTGGGGGTGGAATATCTTCTCGTTTCGAATGCCTGTGGAGGAATGAACCGTACCTATGATCCAGGGGATCTGATGATCATCGAGGACCATGTGAATTTGATGGGGGATAACCCGCTGATCGGGAAGAATGACGACCGTTTGGGTCCTCGTTGGCCGGACATGGTCGAGCCCTATTCCAAGGACTTGATGGCTTTGGCCGAAAAGATCGCCTGGAACAACCGGATCCCGTTGCGGAAGGGGGTCTATGTGGCGGTGACCGGTCCCAATCTCGAGACGAGGGCCGAGTACCGCTGGCTTTCGAGCTTTGCGGACGTGGTCGGCATGTCCACCGTGCCGGAGGTCATCGTGGCGGTCCATGCGGGCTTGAAGGTCCTGGGGATCTCGGTAGTGACCGATAAGTGCGTTGCCGATACCTTGGAGCCGGCGGATATCCAAAAGATCATCAAGCACGCCCAGGAAGCTGAACCAAAACTCACCCTCCTGATGCGGGAAGTGGCCTCCGCCTTGGAAAAGAAATGA
- the mtnA gene encoding S-methyl-5-thioribose-1-phosphate isomerase — protein sequence MKTSLKPIRWENGVLHLLEQRLLPFREVWVKCDTVEKTASAIEEMTVRGAPAIGITAAYGVAVGAHRSRTKDPRAFQIEMAHAIGRLRKTRPTAVNLFWALDRMTHKLEEIRNRSVLDQVKEIEKEAVAIHREDEALCDQLGKYGARLLKGARNILTHCNTGALATGGEGTALAGIMAAARRNKKLHVWVDETRPYLQGARLTAFEVDHAGIDFHLITDNMAASLMKDGKVDAIIVGADRIVSNGDTANKIGTYALAVLAKAHGIPFYVSAPTTTLDLTKKTGEQIVIEQRNPKEVTHPQGYPIAKESYPVYNPAFDVTPGKLITAIILENGICRAPYEKSLRKALKGGR from the coding sequence ATGAAAACGTCCCTTAAGCCCATCCGTTGGGAGAACGGGGTCCTCCATCTGCTGGAACAACGACTTTTGCCCTTCCGGGAGGTTTGGGTCAAGTGTGATACGGTCGAGAAAACGGCCTCGGCCATCGAAGAAATGACGGTCCGGGGAGCGCCGGCCATCGGCATCACCGCTGCCTATGGGGTGGCCGTTGGAGCCCATCGATCCAGGACCAAGGATCCGAGGGCCTTCCAGATCGAAATGGCTCATGCCATCGGCCGTCTGCGCAAGACGCGGCCGACCGCCGTGAACCTTTTCTGGGCCTTGGACCGCATGACCCATAAACTTGAAGAAATTCGAAACCGTTCGGTCCTTGACCAGGTAAAGGAGATCGAAAAAGAAGCCGTTGCCATCCACCGGGAAGATGAGGCACTTTGCGATCAATTGGGCAAGTACGGGGCCCGGTTGTTGAAGGGTGCCCGCAATATATTGACCCATTGCAATACAGGGGCTTTGGCCACCGGTGGGGAAGGAACGGCACTGGCTGGGATCATGGCAGCGGCCCGACGGAACAAAAAACTGCATGTTTGGGTGGACGAAACGAGACCCTATCTCCAAGGGGCCCGGTTAACGGCATTCGAAGTGGACCACGCAGGGATCGATTTCCATCTCATTACGGACAACATGGCGGCATCCCTGATGAAGGATGGAAAGGTCGATGCCATCATCGTGGGAGCGGACCGGATCGTGTCCAATGGGGATACGGCCAATAAGATAGGGACCTATGCCTTGGCGGTCCTGGCAAAGGCCCATGGGATCCCCTTCTATGTTTCGGCCCCAACGACGACGCTCGACCTGACCAAGAAGACCGGTGAACAGATCGTCATCGAACAGCGGAATCCTAAGGAAGTGACCCATCCACAAGGATATCCGATCGCCAAAGAGAGCTATCCGGTCTATAACCCGGCTTTTGACGTGACGCCCGGGAAGCTCATCACCGCGATCATCCTTGAGAATGGGATCTGTCGCGCCCCCTATGAAAAATCCCTTCGTAAAGCTTTGAAGGGGGGACGGTGA
- a CDS encoding PaaI family thioesterase, whose product MSGVVPGPFMDDHYCLCCGTENPHGFKMKFRYEGDRLLSETVIPKEYQGFANVVHGGVLGTLLDEMMVNFHWLKGEKAVTAEFTVRLKAPCPTGQRVLFSAWLVERKRNLLWTASDAKLEDGTLVAEGTAKCMKVS is encoded by the coding sequence GTGAGCGGGGTAGTCCCGGGTCCTTTTATGGACGACCATTACTGCCTTTGTTGCGGTACGGAGAACCCCCACGGGTTCAAGATGAAGTTCCGCTACGAAGGGGACCGTCTTTTGTCGGAAACCGTCATTCCAAAGGAATACCAGGGTTTCGCGAACGTCGTCCATGGGGGCGTTTTGGGGACGCTTTTGGATGAAATGATGGTGAACTTCCATTGGTTGAAGGGGGAAAAGGCGGTGACCGCCGAGTTCACCGTCCGGCTCAAGGCCCCTTGCCCGACCGGACAGAGGGTTCTTTTCTCGGCCTGGCTGGTGGAAAGGAAACGGAATCTTTTGTGGACCGCCTCCGACGCGAAATTGGAAGATGGGACCCTCGTGGCCGAAGGGACGGCCAAGTGCATGAAGGTATCCTAA